A segment of the Dermacentor andersoni chromosome 5, qqDerAnde1_hic_scaffold, whole genome shotgun sequence genome:
gggtctgaaaattaatctgcagaaaactaaagtactgtttaacagtctcggaagagaacagcagtttacgataggtagcgaaacactggaagtggtaagggaatacatctgcttagggcaggtagtgaccacggatccggatcatgagactgaaatacccagaagaataagaatgggttggggtgcgtttggcaggcattctcaaatcatgaacagtaggttgccactatccctcaaaaggaaagtgtacaacagctgtgtgttaccagtactcacatatggggcagaaacctggaggcttacgaaaagggttctgctgaaattgaggacgacgcaacgagctatggaaagaagaatgctgggtgtaacgttaagggataagaaaagagcagattgggtgaggcaacaaacgcgggtaaacgacatcttagttgaaatcaagaaaaagaaatgggcatgggccggacatgtaatgaggagggaagataaccgatggtcactaagagttacggactggattccaagggaagggaagcgtagcagggggcggcagaaggttaggtgggcagatgacattaagacgtttgcagggacaacatggccacaattagtacatgaccggggtagttggagaagtatgggagaggcctttgccctgcagtgggcgtaactaggctgatgatgatgatatatatatatatatatatatatatatatatatatatatatatatgtatatatatatatatatacgtttatatgtatgtatgttggGGCAGTGTTTGGTATGACAGCTAACTCTGAAACATTGTGattataagagagagagagaggccaatTTTAGTTGATTTCCGAGCAGTTCTTTCTGGAAATAGAGAAACTATGAAATGTCGCCCCTACTAAACATGGTAGATAAAGAAGAAAATGACTATTCATATTTTCAAATTATTGTCACTTTGCACGGGGTATTTTGCCTCTCTACATTGAATCCGCACAATTTATCAAAATTACAATGCCTAATATTAAGAAGTGGGAGGGAGGGCCGGCAGCAGAAACTGCTGGCTGTGTCTTGACGTTTCTGTGTGGAAGCAcatgttaattttttttagtttttggcAGTGGTAATCTTGTTCTGATTATTCAGCAACGATTTCTTCATGTGCCGCATATTTTGTTTCTATAATAGTGCACTTTCTCCTACAAATAAACTTCTGGTCCTTTGAGTAGGAAGCTTCgcttttctcgtttcttttttgtgtgaCAGATTTTGATTTTATACCAGCCAACCTATTAACAAATGAAGTTCGTAAACTTCCAGTGCATGTAACCCAGGCATGTGACTGAGGCAGATGATCCCTCACGTTTTGTGGCCTATGCACATATTTGTTAAAGATTATATATCTTTTTGTACGACCCACAATCAGCAGCAAACTTGGAGCAATAGAGACTGTGAAGGGACACATTGCGGATCTCATTTACCACAGTGAGAGGGCTGGTAAGCAGATTTTTTTGCGATTTGCCGATTTTGCCTCTTAAAGAAACTGCTCAGGGCAAGTACTCTTCTGGTGTCCTTTCACCATTCACAACATTCAAATGCATTGACGAAGGCAGGTGTTTGCAGTACTATATAGCTGCTGGAATACAGCAGGTATTGAAAATTATTTTGGAGGGTATGCGGGTGGTTTTGAACGAACAAGAGGGCGCGGTATGGGTACATTCATCCTGCTCTTCTTATTTTTTGCATCCATCTTTTTTCAATGAGGCCCGGCCCTATTTTCCAGCATCATTCAACTTTTTCGCGAGCCgaatttatttttcgtaaagCTTGACACTCGTAAAACGGTAGAGAAAGCCAAAATTCGTAAAGATTGCGAAAAATTCTGGAAAGCTGCCACGTATGTGATTTCTATAAACACGCGGTAACCTGTGTTTGTAGTAGTGTAGCCCTATGGGGAAGTTTCCATAGAGTGGTGGTTTAATGGTTGTGGGGACGACACGAGCAGACCGGTCTATCGCCCAAGCACAAACCTCCTGAACACATCCACTCTCGCCTACTGCTGCGCGCGCAGGACGTGGTCAATCACTCGGTCGACAAATTCAGAGCTCTGGCGGGAAACTTCAGCATCATGTTCTCAACGTCCCTGGGCGTCATGGTCTACGTGGCGAAGGGGAAAGTCCTTTACGCTGACAATAATTCGACCGGTCAAGCATGCGAGCGCGGCAGCTTGCACGACCACGATGTCTTGTGCATAACTAAGCACGCTCAACGCGCGTTTAAGGTCAACGCCGCAGAATCAGTGTGCTACCAGATCTACGAGCAGTACAACCAGTACCACTTCGTTACCTGGGAGGAGATGAATACAATAGAGGCCAAGGTACGTGAATTCGTGGTCATTTAGTTATTAGGGGACATTTACCGAGGCCATTTCTGCGTGCTCGCGTTGTATGTATCCGCGTGATCGAATCTTTTGGGAAAGAACGGGAGCAATCACAGTTGACGCCGCataggacgggggggggggggggggggggaacaagtAATTTCCTGGTTACGCCATCGGCGTCGTATTATCGGAGCGCCAGCACGGTTCTTTGAGGGCGTAAACTTGAGAGTGACTATGTTaggagtttctttttctttcgctgaCATTTTCATTATGCGCAATAGTGGATGATGAACGCCCGTTTAATAGGCAATGAAACGGAATGCTATACAAAAGTCTAGAGTagcagcatgagcttgttggttttccatacTGGTGTTAAATGCGATcacacagcgcttgtggtgtccatcgtctcgtctcgtgtcccgtctgcgttttgcgctgttaacaccaggatgaaAAATCTAGAGCGACAGCAACGGCGTTTTATGGCCTCTTTTCTTCATTACCACTCGCAGGTCGCGACACTTCGTTGTGTGCATTCGCATACTGTTGAAGTCAGAGCGGCAACATCTATAGTCCCTGATATTGTGGTCACAGTTTTTAATGCCTGAGCGTTAGGGGTGTCAAAATATAAAAAAGTAAATGTgagtgaagtgtgggaagccggtcacatggcgcatatatatatatatatatacaaggctCGAAGTGAAGCTGATGgtcgtctgtatatatatatatatatatatacagacgacCATCAGCTTCACTTCGAGCCTTGTAGAGGATGGTCATGGGTCGAGTTAGCTACTGAACACTTTGCAGCGTGGTGCAAGCTGTTTAAATCATGATTCTGGGAAATGAAAGTTCGGCGTAATGCTCACgcgtttctctcgcatttactgctATATCGCCTCTTAATTTCtcccgctttcttttttcaccagaTCAAAGACTACATACACAAAAGTGATGGGTGGGCCGTCTTCCATCCCGACTTAGACGTACGCACGCTTTGCGGTTCCGACAAGAACTTGGAGCGTGTGATTGCCTTTGCCACGGCTGTAAAGAACCGCTCTGGAGGATAACCTCGCCACCACGCGGTGTCACAATTCATCTGGGACGTTTATGATTGTCCGCCTTCCTTTTCTGTAATGCGAGCTCTCTTTTGGGATTTGTTATACCGCATGACCGATGAGTAAATCTCAACCCTTAACCCGGCTTTGGCGAAACTGCGCAAAG
Coding sequences within it:
- the LOC129384839 gene encoding uncharacterized protein → MYDAIRNHASHLLFFGAYIYTTRSGERLARETQSIPNLGLVILQTHITPAERMLAAKCTVHLISYKSGRRQRDVPTFDVVNHSVDKFRALAGNFSIMFSTSLGVMVYVAKGKVLYADNNSTGQACERGSLHDHDVLCITKHAQRAFKVNAAESVCYQIYEQYNQYHFVTWEEMNTIEAKIKDYIHKSDGWAVFHPDLDVRTLCGSDKNLERVIAFATAVKNRSGG